From the Macaca nemestrina isolate mMacNem1 chromosome 2, mMacNem.hap1, whole genome shotgun sequence genome, the window agtagctggaattgcaggtgcccaccccacgcctggctcatttttgtatttttagtagagatgaggtttcaccacattggccaggctggtctcgaactcttgacctcaggtgatctgcctgtcttggcctcccaaagtgctgggattacaggcgtgagccattgtgcctggcccaggtGACATCTTGAACCCTTGGGTCCTCTGAGATTTGGAACTCCCAGCCTCTTCACTTGGGTCCTGCCCATGGTAGTGGCTAGAGGGTGGTCCCTGACTTATCAATGGCCTGGAGAGAGGAGGTTACTCTGTTGGCCTCCCTTGTTTGGACTCCTACCTCAGCACAGAGGCTTGTTGCTTGTCTCAATGGAGATGGAAACTCTAAGGACCTAGGGCTTGGGCTGCAGGCTGAGGCCATCCTTCCTTGTTGTTCCCTCCTTTCGAAATCTTGCTCTAGCCATGATACCTACACCCttctgtccatctgtctgtccacccatctatccatgaTGTGTTTGGAATGATTCTACCACTCAGGACAGCAAGGGCCCTGCCTTCATTGGCTTTCCAGTCTTGTAGGGAAAGCCTGACATTTAGGAAGTAGTTGTCGTGTACGtgtgtaatgttttatttctcataCAAGTGTTCGTTGTGTTATTTCATCTTGGAGATTATTTTTGGTTATGTTGTTGGTACACTTTTCAGATGTCTGAGATATTCCTTTAAGCAACAATAGGCCATTAGTCAAGGGTGGTTAAGTTAAGTGGCAGGGGAAGCACAAGGGCCAGTGGAAGTAGAAAGTTTGCGTGGTCTCAgctgagggagagggaagagctgAAATCAGAGGAAGGTGGGGAACCCTACGGTCAGAGGTGGTAACTTCCAACTTACGAAGCCTAGAAGCTGATCACATTCAAGGGTGTGACATTATGGTGTGGCTGCAGTGAGGGAAGGAAGTTAGGGGAGTGCCCAGCTTCCCTGTCTGCAGTGCAGCTTCCTGGCTGGCCCCACAAGTCTCAGGTCTCCACGGACCCCCACTAGAACTGCTGCCGTGGATGCAGTGGGGCCCAGCCTGGCGGGAGGAGGCCCTGTGGCCTCTGGGCAGGGTGCTTCGAATAACCCAGTCATTGGGTGCTGCTACAGGCAGACTGGGGCAACGTAGGTGCAAGCCTCAGTCCTGGCCCTGGTGTGCTTGCTCAGCCTTTGGTCAGCtactcccaccccaccctctcaGGTTCTCCCTCTAAACCTTAAAGCCACATGCTTGATGAAGGGCCTGACTGGGGAAGCCAGTGTGTACCCTTGTAAGCCTCTCTGTGGACCCTGAGGCCCTTCGTTTGGAAGAGGCTGAGTCCCAGCTGACTGGCTGGTCAGGAGGCCATGCGTTTGCCTTTCACAAGTGTCAGAGCCTAGGCTACCTGGTGTAGAATGACCAGAGCTGTGGCTGGGCACTGCCATTCTGATTGGGTGACATTTCGGACCCTTGGGCGCTACCTGGATCCTTGAGTTTCATTGCTTGCTCCTGCCCCTGGAAGAAACATCCTATCACTTCACGGAGATGCAGAAAGGGGTTGGGTTTGAAAGGGGAATGGCTGCTCCAGTGGTGGAGGGCTTCTTTCACCTGACAGCCAGTCAGTATCCTTCTCTCTGGGGTATACCCTGGGAAATCAAGCTCTTTCCTCATGAAGGCCACCAATGGGGGTGGAGAGGAGAGTGAGGATGTCCTTAGGCTACACTAGCGTTCAGGGTACTTTGCCCTCCCCAAAGGTCAGGGCAGGGTTTGTGTTCCTTGCTACTCCAGTCAGCCATTGAGGCTGATGGCGAAGTAGGGCTCTTGGCTGCTGATGGGCTGGCTGTCTGGTGGGATTGACTCTgacccctccctccttcctgggaCGGGAATAGTGGTAGAAGACCAGCCAGGAGTGGTGCCAGGTCACTGGCCTACTTGGGCCCAAGAAGTGTGGACAGGATGGCTGGATGCTTGGTGCAACTATCCTCTCAGGTGTCTGCGTGGGGTTCTAGCAATGAGGTTGTAAATGTCACCACCTCCCTCCATTGTGGGCGGCCTATAATGGGGTGCTGGCAGAGCTTTCAGACAGAACCGAACCTCCTTTGGCATCTCCATATTCTTTCCCATCTCAGGGCTATGTGGTTCCTGGGGTTAGTGGGAGTAGACTGGGGCTGGGACTGGAGGTTGTTTTATAGGGGATGGTGAGGAAGATGGATTTGGGGAATGTTTGAAATCAAGTTTGAAGGAAAGTGTTTGAATGGTGGGGGTTGAAGTGGTTGTCCACCTGGATGGCACTTCCTGCAGCAGGTGGAAAGGGGTTCAGAAGTGATGGGGAGTGCCCCGGGGTCATCAGAAGCCTAGCCAGGAGAATGATCTGTGATCGAAGGTTAAGCCACCATCTAGCCCTCCTCTGCCTGAGGCACGTATTCCCCTTGGTGACTTTGAGAGGCTTACCCTGTACACGCAGGCCTCATTCCTTATGTTCTCCAGCCCTGCATGGAAAACATTCCTTATGTTCTTCAGTACCAGGTGTGGTTGCTGGGTGTAGAAAGGACGCTTACAGGGTCCTTGCTTCCCTTTACATATGGGCAGGGAGTTGTGGAGGACCCACTGGCATGGTCTCCCTGGGGAACTGTCGTGAGAAGGGGGTTTGGGGGCAGAGACAGGAGCAGCAGGAAGCCACTCCCCTTTGCAGTTTTGCCAAGTGGTCCTTGAGATCTTTGTCGCAATCACCTGAGACAGATAGGGGTGGTTAAAAGCACATATTCTGCACCCATTCCCATTGGGATGGGTCTGGATTGGGCCtggaaatatatatttcagtGAACAGTGGTCCTCTTTCCCACACCTCCAACATACGGTGATTCTGATGTGCCCTGGGGTTTTAAGGGTGCCCCTTCATCAGTTTCTGCTGCAGCAGGGAAgtagccccacccccacccaggagCCTCAGGTGTTGGTGGCCTTTCTGTGCATCTGGCCTCTGTCTGGCTGGCTGTTTATCCATCCTTCTGGGGCATTAGGTTTCCTGCCTCCTCTCTTTTGCTTAGGCCTAGGGGCAGCTGTGATGGGCTGCAGAATAAGGTGGGGGCTGGTGCCAACTGGTACATGTAAATTAAGAGGTGTTGGATGGATGGGTGGCCTGCGTCCAGGGGTGAGTGCAGGGGGTTGGTGACCCCAACCCACCACCCGGCCTCCCTCCCTCAGGGTGGCCTGGCACCCAGGACTGGGAGTAGGAGTTTGGGTGGTGGTCCCAGGGGCATGCTCAgtggttctcttttctctggggCACAGGCTCTGGGcgtggggaggctgagacacgggAGTGCATCTACTACAACGCCAACTGGGAGCTGGAGCGCACCAACCAGAGCGGCCTGGAGCGCTGCGAGGGCGAGCAGGACAAGCGGCTGCACTGCTACGCCTCCTGGCGCAACAGCTCTGGCACCATCGAGCTCGTGAAGAAGGGCTGCTGGCTAGATGACTTCAACTGCTATGATAGGTACTCCACGACTCGCCCTCCTTTCCTCTTGGACCCGCCTGCACTTATACTGCCCACTGGGCCATTTGGGTCTCAGGATGTCTGAGCGGGAGATAAAGGACCGAGAACAGGCTCTTGAGATGGTAGCCAGGGCCCCACGCCCTTCCACACCCTATTTGTCCTACCTCAACCCTGAGGAGGGGTCTCAGTGAGTGTCAACCCCTGGCTGTTCCTCCTTGGCTTTGGGTCTCCTGTAGGGGAGGTGAGTTCACACCATCCCCCTGATGTTGCCCATGAGGTGCTCTGTCTGTGAGGAGGGGTTGGCGGGGCAGGCCTGGGGCAGTCTTGCATCCCCCAGGTGAGGGGTGTATGGAAAATTCTGTGCCTCCAGGCAGGAGTGTGTGGCCACTGAGGAGAACCCCCAGGTGTACTTCTGCTGCTGTGAAGGCAACTTCTGCAACGAGCGCTTCACTCatttgccagaggctgggggccCGGAAGGTGAGGGGGCAGTGTGGAAGTGGGGCCTTGAGTCAGCCGACCTGGGCCTCTTTGGCTTGGAGCTCTTGGCTCCTCAGTTGGGTGGGGTGTGGCTACAGGGCCCTGTAGTCTGGCTCTGGAGGTGTGAGGGTGGGCAGACTGTTTGACACAGGGCTCTGTGTGTCCCCCAGTCACGTATGAGCCACCTCCGACAGCCCCCACCCTGCTCACGGTGCTGGCCTACTCACTGCTGCCCATTGGGGGCCTTTCCCTCATCGTCCTGCTGGCCTTTTGGATGTACCGGCATCGCAAGCCCCCGTACGGTCATGTGGACATCCATGAGGTGAGACAGTGCTGGCTTGGGGCAGGGCAGGGTAGAGGTCGGGAGGACAGGCCAGACCTTATTAAGCCTTGCTCTCCCCCAGGACCCTGGGCCTCCACCCCCATCCCCTCTGGTGGGCCTGAAGCCACTGCAGCTGCTGGAGATCAAGGCTCGGGGGCGCTTTGGCTGTGTCTGGAAGGCCCAGCTCATGAATGACTTTGTAGCTGTCAAGATCTTCCCACTCCAGGTGAGTATTTGAGGGGCTCCATCCAGGTCCTCTGCCTCCACTGTAGCTTGAACTGGAGGCTCTCCTGCCCTGAGGCAATCCAAACCCCAAATACATTGTGGTATTAGAGAAAAGTGAGCCTTATTGGGCCTATTTACTCATGTTACACTTGGCTGGTCTGTAGATTTCATGCAACTGTGGAATTTTATCATAGGACTAGGGTAGGGCTTTGCAAAACCTTGATTTGCCCCGGTTTCcaaggttttgtttttgacattgaGTTCTTTCCAGTGGCCCTGGACACCAGGTCTGGCTCTGCCTCATTTGTTGGGTGATACGGGGTCACTCACTTCCCGTCCGTGGACCTTAGTGGCCCCGTTTGTAAATCAAAGTGCTAGCCTTAAGTGATCTCAGGGATCACTGTTGGCCTCATGCTCCAGGACCTAGCTTAATACAGATCTTCTCCTGGTCCTGTTACAAATGCTGAAGCTGCGAGGCTGCGGGGTGGGGAATCAGCTGGGAGGCTCGGGAGTGGGGAATGGGGAATGGTTGTTCTGCTGTAGGGCAATGTGACTGTAGCAGGGCTAAACCAGCCAGTTGTCCCCCCAACCCCTCACCCCCGGCCTCAGGACAAGCAGTCGTGGCAGAGTGAACGGGAGATCTTCAGCACACCTGGCATGAAGCACGAGAACCTGCTACAGTTCATTGCTGCCGAGAAGCGAGGCTCCAACCTCGAAGTAGAGCTGTGGCTCATCACGGCCTTCCACGACAAGGTGAGCCACACCCATCAGAATGGACTCTGAGAGGAGATAGAATGCCCCCTTGGTGGCTCTCCATAATATGATGACCCCTTCCCTGTGGAGGTGTCCACCATGAGGTACTCTGCCCCGGTAGCACTATCCACGATGAGGTTACCCCTGCCATAGGAGTGGACATAGGTGCCCCTATGATAGGAACCTCTCACCCTGGGATAAGTTTTTGTGGTAAGAGTAGTGACTGCATGATTCCCACCCCCtagccctccctgcctcctggccTCATCTATCTTCCATATCAATTGTAGTAGCCTCCCAGGAGGGCAGCCTAGTCATTGGCCCACTGAGACTTCTCtgccagggctgggctgggtcCTGTCCTGTACCCAGAATCTGCGCTCAAGTTCTGTGCTGTCTTCTCTCAGGGCTCCCTCACGGATTACCTCAAGGGGAACATCATCACATGGAACGAACTGTGTCATGTAGCAGAGACGATGTCGCGAGGCCTCTCATACCTGCATGAGGACGTGCCCTGGTGCCGTGGCGAGGGCCACAAGCCGTCTATTGCCCACAGGTATTAGGGTCAGCACATGCCTTTCCTGCACTTGACTTGGAGCTGTAGGAAGGGTTGGTGGGTGAGAGCAGTGTCTGGAGATGTCTCAACTTCCTAAACATACTTATTCTGCTTGCTGTGTGTCTGAGGCAGCTGGGCACAAAACCTGGCCTTCCCACTGTGTCCTGGGGATGGCATGGCCTCCGAAGCTGGTTTGTGGTGCCCTCTAATGGCCACATGAAGTGCTGACTCCATTACTTTGGTTGGAGAGTTGGCTCAGTAGTTCTCAAATTGTCTAGGACCCCTTTATACTCTTAAAAGGACTTTTGTGTAAATGGATTATGACTATTGATATTTGCTGTATTCGAGCACACCCACACATCCCATTCGCTGTCAGAGTGATGACACCACATCTCATGTAGCTCTTAGGAGCATAGAGTTATGCTCCTAAGAGAATGAGCcttcaaaaagcaaataaatgaaaataattttgacctTATAGATTCCCTTGGAACAGTCTTAGAGATTTTCTGGGGTCCTCAAACCACACTTTAAGAAACTCTGAATGAGCTCATCACTGTCCTGCTTACTAAATGGCAGGCAATGCTCTAAACACTTGAGAAGTGTCAATTCATTTAACCTTCATTACTGCCCATTGAGACAAGTACTGTATTTCTCAGCTCTGTCTTGCAGATGAGGAACAGTAGTACAGAGAAGTTGAATGACTTAGCCAAGGTCCTATAGCTAGTTGAGTCTGGTTCTGTGACTGTGAGGGAGGGGAATGATCCTCAAATTCCAGCGTTCACAGCTGAAGGGTCCCTGATGGTAATAACAGTAATGACATAGAAGGTTGACTGTATGAAAGTGCTATTCTTATAGGTCAAAAGGTTGAATGTTGTCTCCACTATATGGCTCAACTTAATAGGAAC encodes:
- the LOC105480207 gene encoding activin receptor type-2B isoform X3, which produces MTAPWAALALLWGSLCAGSGRGEAETRECIYYNANWELERTNQSGLERCEGEQDKRLHCYASWRNSSGTIELVKKGCWLDDFNCYDRQECVATEENPQVYFCCCEGNFCNERFTHLPEAGGPEVTYEPPPTAPTLLTVLAYSLLPIGGLSLIVLLAFWMYRHRKPPYGHVDIHEDPGPPPPSPLVGLKPLQLLEIKARGRFGCVWKAQLMNDFVAVKIFPLQDKQSWQSEREIFSTPGMKHENLLQFIAAEKRGSNLEVELWLITAFHDKGSLTDYLKGNIITWNELCHVAETMSRGLSYLHEDVPWCRGEGHKPSIAHRDFKSKNVLLKSDLTAVLADFGLAVRFEPGKPPGDTHGQVGTRRYMAPEVLEGAINFQRDAFLRIDMYAMGLVLWELVSRCKAADGPVDEYMLPFEEEIGQHPSLEELQEVVVHKKMRPTIKDHWLKHPGLAQLCVTIEECWDHDAEARLSAGCVEERVSLIRRSVNGTTSDCLVSLVTSVTNVDLPPKESSI
- the LOC105480207 gene encoding activin receptor type-2B isoform X2, encoding MPTHEHTHKQKCKKEFMMALLRSTNINNLSPVGSGRGEAETRECIYYNANWELERTNQSGLERCEGEQDKRLHCYASWRNSSGTIELVKKGCWLDDFNCYDRQECVATEENPQVYFCCCEGNFCNERFTHLPEAGGPEAPTLLTVLAYSLLPIGGLSLIVLLAFWMYRHRKPPYGHVDIHEDPGPPPPSPLVGLKPLQLLEIKARGRFGCVWKAQLMNDFVAVKIFPLQDKQSWQSEREIFSTPGMKHENLLQFIAAEKRGSNLEVELWLITAFHDKGSLTDYLKGNIITWNELCHVAETMSRGLSYLHEDVPWCRGEGHKPSIAHRDFKSKNVLLKSDLTAVLADFGLAVRFEPGKPPGDTHGQVGTRRYMAPEVLEGAINFQRDAFLRIDMYAMGLVLWELVSRCKAADGPVDEYMLPFEEEIGQHPSLEELQEVVVHKKMRPTIKDHWLKHPGLAQLCVTIEECWDHDAEARLSAGCVEERVSLIRRSVNGTTSDCLVSLVTSVTNVDLPPKESSI
- the LOC105480207 gene encoding activin receptor type-2B isoform X1 — protein: MPTHEHTHKQKCKKEFMMALLRSTNINNLSPVGSGRGEAETRECIYYNANWELERTNQSGLERCEGEQDKRLHCYASWRNSSGTIELVKKGCWLDDFNCYDRQECVATEENPQVYFCCCEGNFCNERFTHLPEAGGPEVTYEPPPTAPTLLTVLAYSLLPIGGLSLIVLLAFWMYRHRKPPYGHVDIHEDPGPPPPSPLVGLKPLQLLEIKARGRFGCVWKAQLMNDFVAVKIFPLQDKQSWQSEREIFSTPGMKHENLLQFIAAEKRGSNLEVELWLITAFHDKGSLTDYLKGNIITWNELCHVAETMSRGLSYLHEDVPWCRGEGHKPSIAHRDFKSKNVLLKSDLTAVLADFGLAVRFEPGKPPGDTHGQVGTRRYMAPEVLEGAINFQRDAFLRIDMYAMGLVLWELVSRCKAADGPVDEYMLPFEEEIGQHPSLEELQEVVVHKKMRPTIKDHWLKHPGLAQLCVTIEECWDHDAEARLSAGCVEERVSLIRRSVNGTTSDCLVSLVTSVTNVDLPPKESSI